In Agrobacterium vitis, one genomic interval encodes:
- a CDS encoding PilZ domain-containing protein, translating to MENKRRDHRVRTLQAARIILKNGFSTFSCTVKNISSGGAKLAGDNFVNVPDEFDLLMDGGRKVHCVVRWRKITEIGVEFA from the coding sequence ATGGAGAATAAGCGTAGAGATCATCGAGTCCGAACCTTACAAGCGGCGCGCATAATCTTGAAAAACGGGTTTTCGACCTTTAGCTGCACCGTCAAGAATATTTCCTCCGGTGGCGCGAAACTGGCTGGAGATAATTTTGTCAATGTTCCCGATGAGTTCGATTTACTGATGGATGGCGGGCGCAAGGTCCATTGTGTCGTCCGGTGGCGGAAAATAACGGAAATCGGCGTGGAATTCGCCTGA
- a CDS encoding GntR family transcriptional regulator → MKLDEKISFHDSNLEDRAFTIRESLRNAIIDRRLTPGTKLSEAEVGLLFDVSRTVVRSALQMLAFEGLIKTERNRGAFVSNPSPEEAVQVFACRRMIEPGIVLAAVERLTEDDLVAFRAQLEDEQRHLHQRGPAARRAEIKASGDFHLMLAKVAGNAILQKFMDELVARSSLVIALYGGSGVSSCGHNEHEQILEALVERDAKRASALMLHHIDHIEADLDLRVREGLALKDALGL, encoded by the coding sequence ATGAAGCTTGACGAAAAAATCAGTTTTCACGATTCAAATTTGGAAGACCGTGCGTTCACCATCCGCGAATCCCTACGAAATGCGATTATCGACCGGCGTTTAACGCCCGGAACCAAGCTTTCCGAGGCGGAAGTGGGCCTTCTGTTCGATGTCAGTCGCACCGTTGTGCGCAGTGCTCTGCAAATGCTTGCATTCGAAGGGCTGATAAAGACGGAACGAAATAGGGGTGCTTTTGTATCCAATCCAAGCCCCGAAGAAGCAGTGCAGGTTTTCGCCTGCCGCCGAATGATCGAACCTGGTATTGTTCTGGCAGCTGTCGAGCGGCTGACGGAGGACGATCTGGTCGCTTTTCGTGCCCAGTTGGAAGATGAACAACGCCATCTGCACCAGCGCGGGCCTGCGGCGAGGCGCGCCGAAATAAAGGCCTCGGGCGATTTCCATCTGATGCTGGCCAAAGTTGCCGGCAATGCCATCCTGCAAAAATTCATGGATGAATTGGTGGCCCGATCATCGTTGGTCATCGCCCTTTATGGTGGATCTGGCGTTTCCAGTTGCGGTCATAATGAGCATGAACAGATACTTGAGGCTCTTGTGGAGCGGGATGCCAAGCGTGCAAGTGCGCTGATGCTGCATCACATTGATCATATCGAAGCGGATCTGGATTTGCGGGTGCGGGAAGGTCTGGCATTGAAGGATGCCTTGGGACTTTAG